The Alligator mississippiensis isolate rAllMis1 chromosome 3, rAllMis1, whole genome shotgun sequence DNA window TAAGACTTTTTGATAATATTGCAAGAGTTGGCAAAACTATTTTAAGTAGACTTTAACAAAGATTGGAAACAAGTAAGTTTTCTTTCAGGAAGGTACTTTTGAATATAGGCTGCTTTTTCATTAAAGACTATTCATAAGTACTTCATTTATCATTAAGTGTCTCggcactgtttaaaaaaaaacaaaaacaaaaaccctcaaaaaaacccaaaacttttgCATACACACGTGTAATATGTATATAATTTGCTAAATTTatgaaacaaacacacacacacacacacacacacacacacacactagtatatataataataatatatagcTCTTTCAAATGTATGTGTATCAATAAATATAGGACATTACACTTATGTCATTCTTCCCTAGATATTTTGACCATTGTGAGATAAATATTTGATTGATCCTTGACTTTGGACATCAAAAAGTAAAGGAATGGATCAAGGCAACTATTCAAACTGCTTAGACATAAAGCaataagataaaaaaaatataagtCATCTCTCTTGTTGTAATAGTAGTTAATGTGGTGAACAATAAGTATGATATTGCTTGGTATGAAGCAAATAGCAAAAATTGTAAGGATTAAAAGACTTATTTTAACATACCATAGCCACTTCTGCTCATAAATGTTTAGTGTTTGAATAATAGCAATATAACAGAAAACAGTTATGGTCAGTGGGATTACAAATCCAAAGAATgctaaacaaataaaataataaaatcgGAATGATAAACTCTCCATGGCATTTTGTACATCATGGCAGGTACAAATATTTAATTGTTCCAAGCAGTAGCTCTGCTTAGTTATGTAGAATGGTAGCATGTACAGAAAAACAATTGCCCATACTGTGCAGCAAACTAGGATTGCATAGGTTCGTTTTGGTAGACTCCTGTAGGTGAAAGGGTGAATGATGGCTACATAACGActaatgctgatacatgagagaAGTAGAATGGAGCAATACATATTGCCATAGAAAATAGCAGTCATAGTTCGACACATGACTTCCCCAAAAATCCAGTTGTTTCCATTGAAGTGGTATGCTATCTTGAATGGCAGCATGATACAGAACAGAAGATCTGAAATTGCTAAATTTGTGTAGAATATGGCTGTACAAACAGATCTTATTCTGAAAAATAGCATCCATAGAGTGATGGTGTTGGATGGTATGCCTAATAAAACTACAATTAGATACACTGCAGGTATTAGTTTGGTGCTCAAAGAGCTGCTCAGATACTGTATTGTGGTATTATTCACTTTCAGTGTTGAATCATTTGACTTTCCCGAAGAGCATTTGTATTCTCTGAGAGTAGATGTTGTTGAATCTTCCATATCAGGTAGGGGAAAGCACTCGTAAATTCCTTGTTGAATTCCATGAAAGGTTCTGATGGATACGTTTGGACTTGCAGAGCTGTTCTTATGTTGATGTCCTAGAATTTTAAAAGAACAAGTTAAAATTGTGAAAAGATAAACTTATTCTCTAGAGAGAGCTAATATATACCTTTTCTTGTTATAAAATCATTGCATCTTTAATGTGAAGAATGAttctatttataaaaaaaaaaaaaaaagtacctgtAGTTTCTATAAAAATTATGCTCAGGGAAAACCTCATTTTACTTCTAAACTGGCTTCCAGCCCAGAAAGCTCAGCTTGGAATTAGGGTCAAGCCGAGTTCTTCACATCCAGTGTATTACTGGTAATCTTTGCTGGCAGGTGCTTATGGCAGGTCATTAACTGCATTAGCTTGATGTTAGCAGAAGGCACCttaggccactgacagacattaaaaagaagGCACAAGGGGATCTGGTGCATGATCCCAACAGGTTGCACTTCCTGCTatgtcacacatgcatggcaggaggcacaattatgGGATTGAGTGTGCAATCACATTGCACCATAttggtggtgcagggggagctcagcaTCCTGaacctgggctctccctgcagtAGTCTCTGCTTCCATGGCTGGCAGTCCCATCAGTTGAtctcagctcccagccctggaggcACACCAGGTGCTCCTGTGGTTGAAAGCTTCAAccagctgatggagctcccagccacaggattGCATGGTGCGCTTCTGCAGCTGCGAGCTCCAATAACTGATGAGGTTCCCAGTAGCTGCAGGCAGGAAGGGGATAggcaccctgtgctcctgtggctgggagctgtccatGATCAGAGGTCCCAGCTGTGGGCTAGGCTGAAGGGGCACCGTGCACTCCCATAGCTGTGAGCTCCAGCAGCTATTTGGGAAGTTGGGagtgcttgcccagctgggagcactggtAACTTGTTCAGTTAGacgtgataggaaccagccataGTTATTGCTCACACTTTGGTGTAATAATTCTGTCACTTGGTTCTGGTTTTATCATGCAATTAATTGAAAGAACATGTCACTACTTAAGACAAGATTGATTAGTTAATCACATTTTCAGTGCATCGTGTATCAGACTAAATCAGAAGTTTTACTCGGAGatcctggtttgttttttttctgtttaaaaatcccaaattctctgattaaaacccccagaATCTGTATTTTtccgtcttttttttttttttaattaaacaccACTAGAGagtgtgtctgcgtgtgtgtgtgtgtgtgcatatatatcaGTTGAACATTGATCTATTTACTGTTTTTAAAGCAgcttggaaacctaccagtgcctcaatcagtataataaaataaattctaaatacttatatgttggtatttgattttttttttttatcatgggaaaatcagagctcccccatcccctttgtttgccaggacacaggtccagctgcaacTGGTGTGCGAGTCCCCACTTCTCTGTGGCTCTGAGCAGcgctgatatgctggtgccctgcccctgcccatgcctttgcccctcactcccaaaccacagccccccagccctgatggtgtTCTTCACTTCtagcctgcagccccccacccccaatgtgTATAgaatggggtgggtgtgtggggaagggcaggtgtGGGCACAAGCAAAACATGGGGGCGGGCCACAGGCAACTCAGTATGGGGATCATGTGCCCCTGACATTTCTGTGCTCACAGTGGGGTGTGACATGCAGGGTTGCaactgggctggaccagctccagaggAGCTGTCTCTGGCCCAGAAaactgccttgggctttttgaaagcTGCCCTCCCCTGTGGGTAGGTATAGACAGTCTAGAAAATTACTATTAATCTGCTTCCCCAATTTAAAACTAGGATGATGGAACTCTATCTCCTTTAGTAAAAGGTTTTGATAGATCATAATATCCTTTCATCTGTAGATATAGGAAAAATGAGAGTAATTGATTTGTTTACCTGTAATTCATTACAGTTTCTATAGAACTATGAACAAGTCACATAGTAAATATTCTCTTATTACTTGGGCAAAACCTAAATACCGTGTTTGATATGTTCTCTATTGTCAATGTTTCTGATAATGTCTAAGGTAGAAATTTCTAAAGGTGTTACAATAGATGATCTAAAAATGGTTTGTACTTGTGCTTGGCCTGAATTCGTTAATAACATACAATGATTCTTTTTTTATAGTATTAGGTGTAGTACAACTTCAAACTTATGTAACCTTTTAAATTTTTGAGAATCTTTTTAGGTACAATAATCTCAAAAGCTTTGAAGTTGTACTTAGAGTGCAGATCTTGAAATTGGAGTCATACCTTAAGAATTCAGAGCAAATGTACTCTGTAAGAGGTAGCAGGATTTAACAGGATGAGTGCGAAACACCTACTCATTTGCCCTGCAGCAACAGTTCATCTTTGATAAAAGTACAGAAAATAACACTTGTGTCCGCACTTAACTGACCACTAAAATGGGATCCCTCCACTGTAGATGTCAGCTCTGCAGTAGAGTTGTTTTGAATCACTCAAATCAGTTTCCTGGGCATAGACAATGTCAGTTTTCATTCCCTGTGGGCATGACTGCCCTTTTAAAGATGCATGTGTGTGGCAgtgtgtgttttaaaagaaatgcatGACTGTTTTAGCTTCATATAAAATGCCCAATTTTGCGCTCTCTAAAATTTagttctttccccccaccctcagttAAAATAAGAATTTTGTTAGGCCCAGTCTTTGTAAACAACCACATTCCCCCAAGCATTTGTCTTGTGATGCCAGCATTCTCACTCAGCCAAGACTTTTCTACTACTGGTGTTCCTCGTCTTAAGTAATAATTCTGTGTTTGATACTCTCTACATAGAGGGTATATTCCAGCAAAATCACTGCTACATCTGCAAGTAGTGGTAGTGTTGGATATGTTGGGTTGTGCAGGGGATGGAAGTGTCAATAAACAGAAATACAATTGCTCTCTTCCCTTCCGCACTTCCCTCTAATTTTGCTAACTAATATGTAACACAGTTATCTTAGATTCTTTCTCTAACAGAAATAGAGAAATCAACGTTTTACTGGAGACATTGTACACTGTATCAGCTGACTTGATCatctaaaatacaaataaatacaatGCAGATGGCATCAGATCAAATATAAAACACAGAAAATGAAACTTACCAGTTAGGCTAGAAGGAAGAGAGAGCAATCCAGttattaaaataaatgctttCATTTTCATTATAGGAAGTTAAATTTAGTTGGTAAAATAGTGCTACTTTAACTCATCTGGAAAGGCTTTTTGTCCACATTTTTGTGCAAAAGTCTATAGGCCTTTACTCCTCCAGAAGCCAACTGTAGATGTGAGATTTATGGTAACGAGCTTTGTTCTTTGTCTGCTACAGCAACAGGACGTGAGGTATATGAACATGTAAATACACATGactcagtttcagccatttcccAATGCAGGAGGGGATTAAACTCTTCTTACAGTAGTTTAACTCCTAATTTGCCATAAGCATGAATGAATGATTCTTAGGGATTTGTGTATATTTTTACTGTACTTTTTTTAATATGACTTTTTGCAATAGAAGTATTTTTTGTCTAACACCTCTTTCAGCTCTCCCCTACTCCAGTTCTTCTTATAACATAGATTAAATACACATAGCTGCATGAAACATGTAAATTTTGAATTAAAAACCCTGTGGAGATATTTAGTCTGGCTGTGTCTAAAGATTTATATGCTCTTTTATGGTGGAAGAACTTTCACACTTATTTCTCCGCCCCTCTCCCATATTGGCTAGCACTGATTTATTGTTTGGAATTCAGTAATATAGATTAAACCACAGATTCAGTCAAGCTGGTTGCTCACCTGAATTGGCCAACCCAGATTTCATCACTACAgacctcattaaaaaaattagcaaaagtattttgaataattttctttttgcaaaactAATAAATGCTACTGCATGGTTCTACATGCTTTATGgtcctgaatcagtcttccacatagggtgctgacagatgtgaaataaacaaaaatgtgctttagcagaagaggcagtgcattagttcgACCCTGCTCTGCAGAGTCCATATAGATTCCCATTTCATCAGGGCTTTTTGGCGCGTCTATCTAAGTtaattcagtcagctattagataaaagcaccaaaaaagccccactgaagcttctgatctatacagatgttgggtgagctggttCTAACTAATCtgatacctcttctgggcatgcacagagtTTAAAGCGCTGtttttttgcaggtttttttacatctgtatgCAGCTATAATGTCTAATACTGTTGGAATGCTCTTGGCAGCAGTGTCAATATAAAGTTTACATGCAAGAATGATCATTCTTTGGATTTTAAGGCTTCTACCATGAATCTACTAGGGACATCTGGACAGAGCATTACTGAAGCCTGGCCTCATTAGAGTATCTCCTCTTGTACCCACACTGGCACATGTCTCACTTACTTATTTaagcaggcaaggctctttgagtacatgtgatatcttttattagaccaactgagcagttggaaaaaagttcttagcaagcttttgggcacaatcacccttcaggcatagggagtctctgctgttctgagactccaaggaatgacaGAAGCTAAAAGTGTAACAAGATGttagtgagaatgtaaataggtagagattaggaagacaaaaggtagagcaggtgaggagggaagaaaatgggggctggggggagggggaatgccaAAGGTGAGTCAGAGACTGTACAGTAGTGATaaataatacaaggtaaaaaagaagCTGTCTGTGAGAGAGGAAAAGGCTGGGAATTAGGAAGATAAAGGGcaaaaaagtgggggaggggagaaaggtgggggtggaggaaacaacgttgtaagaggtcaggtctggcaggttctaatgtcataaatccaatgtctatatcaagtccatgatttttttttgtatccagtagatatATGAAgtagagttcataggctcgtctatgaaaggtgttttgtaagttccctttgaggattagaactgagagatcggagagggagtgattgcttgtgagaagtgggcacccacaggtagttgggtattcttgtcttcgatagatttttcggtatgcattcattctggtgctcagctcctgtttggtttctcttacatatttttccatcggggcatttggtCCACTGGATGAGATTGTATAACGTTTCTGGAGATGCAGgcataagatccaggaatggtgatggttctgttgtgggctgTAGTTGTGaggatggtggagatgtgttggcaggttttgcatttcttgttctgGCATGAGCTGTGGTTTGGGTCATGGGGAACTTGtatctggtgatgaggttagtgaggtttggtgctttgTTTAAAGGCTATGATGGGTGGTTctagaaagatctctttaagaatcgGGTCGTCTTCTATGGATGCAGTTGGATTGTTGCAGTATGgattgcagttgtttgaggattttccatgtaggttccagggaagggtgatatgtcataactaatggtgtgtaatttggaggggggagggttcttttccatagattcatagatgttagggtcggaagggacctcaatagatcgagtccgaccccctgcataggcaggaaagagtgctgggtttagatgaccccagctagatgcctatctaacttcctcttgaagacccccagggtaggggagagcaccgcctcacttgggagcccgttccagaccctggccactcgaactgtgaagaagttcttcctaatgtctagtctaaatctgctctctgctagcttgtggccattatttcttgtaacccccgggggtgccttggtgaataaaacctcaccaattcccttctgtgcccccatgatgaacttataggaagccacaaggtcgcctctcaaccttctcttgcggaggctgaagaggtccaggtgccctagtctctcctcatagggcttggcctgcaagcctttaaccatacatgtggcccttctctggaccctctccaggttatccacagccctcttgaagtgcgatacccaaaattgcatgcagtactccaactgcggtctgaccagcacccgatagaggggaagtatcacctccttggttctgttcgtcatgcatctgctgattcacgacaaagtgccattagcttttctggtgACTTTGTCACGCCTGccgtgactcatgttcatcttggagtctactaggactccaagatccctttccgcttccgttccaccaagcaggtcattccctaggcagtaggtatgctggacatttttcctccctaggtgcagcactttgcatttcttattgttgaactgcattctgttgttttccgcccacatgtccaacctgtccaggtctgcttgtagttgttccctgccctccagcgtgtccacttctccccacagttttgtgtcatccgcaaacttggacagagtacacttcactccctcatccaagtcgctgatgaagatattgaagagtatcagtccaaggaccgagccctacgggaccccactgcccacacccttccaggtcaataccaacccatccgctacgactctctgggtgtgaccctctagccaattcaccacccaccggactgcgtagtcatccaagtcacagcctcttaacttgttcaccagtatggggtgggataccgtatcgaaggccttcctgaagtctaagtaaatgacatcaacccctactcctgcgtccaggtgttttgtaacctgatcataaaaagagactagattagtcaggcatgatctacctgctatgaacctgtgctggtttcccctcagcataatttttcctgctggactcttgcaaatgtgagccttgataattttttcaaagactttgcctaggatggaggtgagactgactagcctatagttgcctgggtcctccttcctccccttcttgaaaatggagaccacgttggcccttttccagtcctccgggacctggcccacgcgccacgagtgttcaaatattcccaccagtggctgctcaatgacatcagccagtgccttcagtaccctcggatggagcttgtccaggcctgctgacttaaacgcatccagttcttccaagtgactctgcaccacctcagggtctacgcattgcagtctggtgccttgctcctgcctctctacaattccagtgagagacttgttctGCCCCTCgcttaagaacactgaggcaaagaattcattgaggagttcagccttgttccccctgtccaTCTCCagttgcttatgcccatttagtagaggtcctattccaccctgggccttccttttactccctatatatctaaagaacaattttttgttatccttaacttgggatgccatcctcagctccattgtagctttggcctgtctaactgcctccctacaagcacgagcagaggaggtatactcctctttagtaatctctccccgtttccacttattatatgccccccttttagcccgtagactgctctggatttctctggtcagccaaggaagcctcttggcccctttccccctttttccccgcatcaggatcgtctccctctatATCTGaatgatcatttccttaaggcacagccacccttcctgggctcttttTGGGTATCCAGGttgctctttcaaaagtgcaatctgtTGCTCTGGAGGAGTGTTCTTATTGgttgaaggcccttttgagatttgtgacgATCATAGGTATTGTCACAGGTTCGGTAGTATTGgaaaattacagctttcttggtgtgttttgggtgattgctggttctgtgtacagcctgtgggtttcttatatatggtggtttgaattttacaattttggatattgatcatggtgttcaaaaaggaaatgctggtatTAGAGTATTCAAGTGATAGTCTGATGAAgaggtgatgattgttgaattttggGTGGAAATCAATTGGAGACTGCAGGGTttcggtccaaatgatgaagacgTCATCTATGGATCTcgggtatagtaagggtttgatggtgcagttcttgaggaattcttctaggtgagccataaaaaggttggcatattgtggggctactttggtgcccatagctgtgcccagggtctggaggaagtgttggttgttgaaactgaagttgctgtgtgtgaggatgaagtatatgaGTTCAGTGATATCCTGAAGTCTACTCTGAGTTGTAGTCTTGTTCTTGTAGATatgtgaggcaggcttggatgccatcctggtgtgggatgttggtgtgtAAGCTAatgacatccatggtggctaggagggtattgctgggaaagATGGTCTGTGTTTTTGAGTTTTCACAGGAAGTCTGTTGCATCTGGGATGAAACTCGGCCTTTTGGTGACGAGCAGTTTTAAGATGGATTCagcgaaacctgatatttcttccatTAGGGTTCCATGGTTTGAAAGGATAGGTCTGCCggggtttccttgtttgtggattttaggaagcAGGTGTAAAGTCCCTGGGTTGAGTAGTAGAGGGATCAGGGTCTGCAGTTTTTCTTGTACTTCCGATGGTAATCTAATGGTGgttttaaggtgaaaaggggaATTGGATCTTCCTCTACTTTTTTTATAATAAGTGGTgtcagagttgtctgttggcGAGTGGCCgagatgggcagggggggagtATCAGTGGTGGGCTGGCCAAagcatggtggtggcactggctgTAGCCACGCCACTCCAAGATTCCACGGCACACCTGGAcatggctggagctgtgcaggtggggtgggctgctgctgtgggctgagaccgccagggctgtgccaggctcttttgCATTTTAAGTAGAACTGTTATGCATTTGGTGAACTGAAAGAAACAGTTCACCAAATGTGTACAATACATTTTTGCTTTTTGGCTTTAGGTCTAGGTTTCTGTGGTCAAATTTAGCTTTAGGCTAGGAACAgctgttgcatttgtccctggagaaGTTGCACCCGTGGCTTCCTAGACCAAAATATCCCAGCATTAGAAGAGTGGTTATATGTACATGACAGTTGGGTTTAGTAAATGGCTGACtgcattgctgcttttctgccattgattcagtgaAACAATCCTGGGATagcaaagtgcatctgaatggttatgtcctgggataaactgctGGCATTTTGTATTCTGCAAACCTCTTTAGGATTAATTCCAAGACAGTGGGCATGGATGTCTGAATCTGTGTGGAGAATGTCTGAATGATTgcaacttatagattcatagatgttagggtcggaagggacctcaatagatcatcaagtccgaacccctgcataagcaggaaagagtgctgggtctagatgaccccagctagatgctcatctaacctcctcttgaagaccccagggtaggggagagcaccacctcccttgggagcccgttccagaccttggccactcgaactgtgaagaagttcttcctaatgtctagtctaaatctgctctctgctagcttgtggccattgtttcttgtaacccctgggggcgccttggtgaataaatcctcacctattcccttctgtgcccccgtgatgaacttataggcagccacaaggtcgcctctcaaccttctcttgcggaggctgaaaaggtccagtttctctagtctctcctcgtagggcttggtctgcaggcccttgagcgtacgagtggcccttctctggaccctctccaggttatccgcatccttcttgaagtgtggcgcccagaattgcacgcagtactccaactgcggtctgaccaacgccctatagaggggaagtatcacctccctggacttatttgtcatgcatctgctgatgcacgataaagtgccattggcttttctgatggcttcgtcacactgctggcttatgttcatcttggagtccactaggactccaagatccctttccacctctgtgccacccagcaggtcattccctaggctgtaggtgtgctggacatttttcctccctaggtgcagcactttgcatttctccttgttgaactgcatcctgttgttttctgcccacttgtgcaacctatccaggtctgcttgcagctgttccctgccctccggcgtgtccacttctccccatagctttgtgtcatctgcaaacttgaacagagtacatttgactccctcgtccaagtcgctgatgaagacattaaagagtatcggtccaaggactgaaccctgcgggaccccactgcccacacccttccaggttgaaaccgacccatccaccacgactctctgggtgcgaccctctagccaattcgccacccaccagactgtgcagtcatccacatcacagcctcttaacttgttcaccagtatggggtgggatactgtatcgaaggccttcctgaagtctaagtatacgacatccacccctcctcctgtgtccaggcgtttcgtaacctggtcatagaaagagactaggttagtcaggcatgatctgcccaccacaaacccatgctggtttcccctcagcataatttgccctgccggggtctcacaaatgtgagccttgataattttttcaaagactttaccaaggatggaggtgagactgaccggcctatagttgcccgggtcctccttcctcccctttttgaaaatggggaccacgttagcccttttccagtcctccgggacttggcccgtgcgccacgagcattcgaatattcccgccagtggctctgcagtgatgtcggccagtgccttcagcaccctcggatggagcccatccaggcctgctgacttaaaggcatccagttcttccaagtgactctgcaccacctcaggatctacgcatggaagtctggcgccttgctgctgcctctctacaaccccagtgagagacttgtcgtgcccctcacttaggaacactgaggcaaagaactcgttgaggagttcagccttgtcccccctatctgtcaccaattgtttctgcccatttagcaggggtcctattcctccctgggccttccttttactcccaatatatctaaaaaacaatttcttgttgtcctttacttgggttgccatcctcagctccatggtagctttggcccgcctaactgcctccctacaagcacgagcagaggaggtatattcatctttagtgatctcaccctgtttccactttttatgtgctc harbors:
- the F2RL2 gene encoding proteinase-activated receptor 3 → MKMKAFILITGLLSLPSSLTGHQHKNSSASPNVSIRTFHGIQQGIYECFPLPDMEDSTTSTLREYKCSSGKSNDSTLKVNNTTIQYLSSSLSTKLIPAVYLIVVLLGIPSNTITLWMLFFRIRSVCTAIFYTNLAISDLLFCIMLPFKIAYHFNGNNWIFGEVMCRTMTAIFYGNMYCSILLLSCISISRYVAIIHPFTYRSLPKRTYAILVCCTVWAIVFLYMLPFYITKQSYCLEQLNICTCHDVQNAMESLSFRFYYFICLAFFGFVIPLTITVFCYIAIIQTLNIYEQKWLWYVKISLLILTIFAICFIPSNIILIVHHINYYYNKRDDLYFFYLIALCLSSLNSCLDPFLYFLMSKVKDQSNIYLTMVKISREE